CTCGGGCAGGATTTCGGTCATGGAGATGCCCCACTTCGGCGACAAGGTCAATTCCGTCTGGCTCGGCAAGTGGCACAGGGAGGTTACCGTCGAGGAAGTTCTTGAGGCGGTTGGAAGGCACTCGATCGGTCAGCTCTGGTTTCTTGTTCGGAGTCCTATCCTTCACGTCGGAGCGAGAACGCTTGATGATGCCGTTAGGCTGCTCAACCTCGCGATAGGGCTGGGCTTTAAGTATAGCAACATCAAGAGCGTGAGCCACAGGAAGCTCCTCGTCGAGATTCGCTCCACCGAAAGAATGGACGTCCCACTCGGCGCGGACGGCGAGTTGTGGGTGAGCGAGGACTACATTGAAAGAATCGTTGCCATAGCGAACGACCAGCTGAGAAGGTTCAAGGGGAAGCTGAAGAGGCTGGAAGAAGAGGTTGGAAAGCTATAAGGACGCCTTGCTCTTAATGGGAATGCATCCATATAAACGTCTTCAGCAGGGTATAGGCGATGAGGAGAACGATGGGCAGTACGAGAAGAATTCCGAGTTTTCTCTTCTTTGGATAGATTAGCATTCCCAGAAGGCAGTAAAGCGCCTCTGAACCTGAAAGCAACAGGACGTACCGATACCCGATGGGGTCTTTGCTGTAGAAGTTCAGAATCGGGCGTATCATATCAACGCGAACATCAGAGTAGTTCGCAACCAAACCCACCGCGACCAGAAATGAAAGCGAGACGAGGGAACCAATGAGAACTTCTCGGGAACCCGGGGAGGAGTCTTTTCCAACGAAACGCGCGTAGAGAAAGATTGGGAAGTCTATAAACAGCACTCCAACTGCCAGAAACAGGGGAAGGCAAAGCATAACACACATAACAGCGAGATTGATGACGTAAACAACGCCCTTCTCAAATCCCATATCCATAACGGCCGTGCCGAGGAGACCCCACAGTAGAATTACGAAAGCGACATCATTTGTCGAATCCCGTATAACCCTAATGTCCGTCTCGTCAATAACCCGGGGAAGCTCCCAAAATCCAAATTTGGAATCGTGTTCCTTCTCAAGACGCCTTTTGAGTATAAAGAGGGCTATCGCAAGCGCGATGAAGAAGGAAACGACCGCCGTTATCAGTCCGGAGATTGTAATAGTCATCTTCTGAGAAGGGACACGCGGACGAAAGTAAAACAGTCCCCACAGGGCCACCCAGATAGCCATCGGGACCAGTACAGCTTCCAGCACCAGCTTCCGTTCGGGCTTCATCTTAGACACCTCCGGCAGAATTTAAAGGTTGAAGATGCTCCAGATAACGAAGAGCATGGCCACTGCAAGTGAAAGCAGAACAAATGTGAGGATTCTTCTTCCAACCCTGCGCGAGAGGTACAACCCAAAAAAGCCGAACATAGTATTCAAAACTGAGAGAACCGATAACTTTTCAGAGTTCACAACCACGGCATTGAACATTCTCAGAACATCTTCTGGGTAGTTTTTGGTTGAAACGTAAGAGGAAACGGCCCAGATAACAGGAATCGCAAGGGTCGAGGCAAGGGACGTTTTACCGATGAACTCAAAGGCGTGCTCTGCTCTCATACTCTTGAGAAAGTACAACGGGAGGGCTACAATCCAAACTACCATCGTGGTGAAGACTGGATATATCACCACCATAAGAAAAGCCAGGCCAACAAACGCCATGATGGCAAGAAAAACATCGTGAAATCCCAGGAGAAACGTGCTGAAAATTCCCCAGAGAATGAGGTGATGGGCTATGCATTCCTGAACGTCGTACTTCAGGTACCCTGAATCCCACGGTTCCTTCCAGTGCTCCTCAAGAATCTCGTCAATTCTCTTGATGTCACTTTTCCTGTATCCATGCTTCTCTAAAATGCGGGCGAGGAAAAAGACCATTGAAGCTACCATAAGGACAAAAAGAAGGAGTGTACTAAAAATCCATTCGCGGGTTATGACGCCGAGTTTCACCCAGACAAAGCCAAACAGCATCGAGAAGAGCACTACAGGAAAAACGAAAATCTCAAAAATAATTTTTTTCCTCCTCATCGAGACCACCAATGGAGCCTGATACCGGAACTGTAGTAAGTGCGATTGGATTAAAAACTTTTTCTCATATATTAGTAAGCAAAATCTAAACAAACTCAATTGATGAGAACACCAACATACAAGAAGAGTTCCCGCGGAACTAAAAAGGGTTTTGGAAGTTAAAGGGAAGAAGAATCAAAGCCTTCAGTCGAGGTCGCTACCGAAGTCGTTGCCTCCGCCCTCGCCACCCTTGTCCTTCTCGAGCTTGCTGGCAGCGATGACGTCGTCGATTCTGAGTATCATTATGGCGGCTTCGCTGGCGCTCTTGATGGCCTGCCTAGTGACCCTGAGCGGGGCGATGACGCCCTTCTCGAGCATGTCGGCCGGCTCGCCCTCGAAGACGTCGACACCGATGGTCGGACCCTTCTCCTTGTGGGCGGCGATGACCTTGACGAGGGTCTCGACCGGGTCGAGTCCGGCGTTCTCGGCGAGGGTCCTCGGGATGACCTTGAGGGCCTCGGCGAAGGCCTCGATGGCGAGCTGCTCCTTACCGCCGACCTCCTTGGCGTACTCGTCGAGCTTGATGGCGAGCTCAATCTCCGGGGCACCGCCGGCCGGGAGTATCTTGCCGTCCTCGACGATGTCCTTGACGACCTTGACTGCGTCCTCCAAAGCTCTCTCGACCTCGTCAACGACGTGCTCGGTTCCACCGCGAATGAGTATGGTGACGGCCTTCGGGTTCTTGCAGCCTTCAACGAATATCATGTTCTCGCCGGCGACCTTCCTCTGCTCGACAAGCTCAGCCTCACCGAGGTCCTCCGGGGTGAGGTCGCGGACGTTGGTGACTATCTTGGCACCGGTGGCCTTGGCGAGCTTCTCCATATCGCTCTTCTTGACGCGCCTGACGGCCATTATGCCGTACTTGGCGAGGTAGTGCTGGGCGAGGTCGTCGATACCCTTCTGGACGAAGACGACGTTAGCGCCGACCTCCTTAATCTTGTCGACCATCTCCTTGAGCATGCGCTCCTCCTGCTCGAGGAAGGCCTGGAGCTGCTCCGGGCTGGTAATCCTTATCTCGGCGTCGGTCTCGGTTTCCTTGACCTCGAGGGCGTCGTTGATGAGGGCAATCTTGGCGTTCTCAACTCTCTTCGGCATGCCGGGGTGGACGACCTCCTTGTCGATGACGACACCCTTGATGAGCTGGGTCTCCCTAACGCTCGCTCCCTCCTTCTTCTCGAACTTGATGTTGTCGAGGTCGACCTTGTACTTGTCGCCGACTTTCTCGGCGACCTGCCTGACGGCCTCAACGGCAATCTCGGCGAGGTACTCGCGCTCCTCCTCGGCGGCCTTTCCGGTGATTGAGGTCACAGCGGCCTTCTTGAGGGTCTCAACGTCGTCCGGGCTGACCTCCTTGGCGATGCCCTCAAGAATCTCCTGGGCCTTCTCGGCGGCGAGAGCGTAACCCTTGATGATTATGCTCGGGTGAATGTTCTGATCAAGGAGCTCCTCAGCCTTCTTAAGGAGCTCGCCAGCGATGACAACGGCGGTGGTGGTTCCATCACCAGCCTCCTTGTCCTGGGTCTTCGCAACCTCAACCATCATCTTGGCAGCGGGGTGCTGGATGTCCATCTCGTCGAGTATGGTGGCACCATCGTTGGTGATGACGATGTCACCGAGGCTGTCAACGAGCATCTTGTCCATGCCCTTCGGACCGAGGGTGGTCCTTATGGTCTCAGCAACGATTCTAGCGGCGAGGATGTTAAGCCTCTGGGCGTCCCTTCCAACGTACCTCTGGGTCCCCTCAGGCAGAATAACGACCGGCTGTCCAGCGAGCTGGGCCATCTCCCCTCACCCCCTCCCTTTTTCTTTTTTTTACGGGATGAGGTTTTTTAGTAACCTTAAGTGCTTCCGCGTTATCATTCCTTTGGCCTATTTATAAAGTTTTCGGTTATGTTCGGCAACATTTATAAATCCCCCACTAAAGGGAGTAAATATGAGGAGGCTCGCCCCGATTCTGGTACTCGTTCTGCTGATGGCAGGTGTGATGAACGGGGGAGTTCAAACCTGTGACCTGGGAGGATACCTCACAGACCTAAACGGAGGCCTCGATTACGTGGCGGTCGTCACGGCCGACAACTCCACGACGTTGGTTCTCAATGAAGGAGACCACTACCTCGTGGTCGAGGAGTCAAATGAGCTAAGGGCGTGGAGTCTGTTCAACGGTACCGGAAAGAGGGTTGAGTGGAAAACGTGCTGGCAGGGTGGAGGGAACAACGGAACCCAGGAGATTTCGGGGCCCGTTGTCTTTATGGACTACCTACTGCCGGTTCTCAACGGAAGTCCACTCTACGAGAGGAAGGTTACCTGTGGGAGCCCTATTGAGGTCACGCTCGTCAGAAAACCCGGAGTTCCTCCTTACGAGAACGTCACCGTAAACGACACCGAATACGGCCCCCAAACGCTGAGAATTCCAATAAACGACTGGATTAGGGCAAATCTAACGGTCTCAGACGACAGGCTAAGGAAGGCGGTAATAGTCGCAAGGTACCCGGACTACTTCAACCTCACCGCGGGCACCGTAAGGGTTGATATAAAAATCGTGTATCGGGGAGAAAAAGATTACGAAAAGCTGAAAGCGCGGGTTCTAAAGCGCTACACGGAACTGCTGATGGCCTGTTCGGGCAAACCCTCCGCGAAGTGATTGACGTAAACCTCAATTCCGAGCCCCTCAAGCCTTTCCCTGAGTGCTTCAACCTCACCCTCTGGCCAGCAGTGTTCCGAGCACCAGCTCTCGTCCCGGGGGTTCGTTAAGGGCCTTCCTACGAGCGGGTTCAGGACGACGTAGAAGTCCGTTTCAACTCTCTTCAGACCCTCCTCTATGTACGGCCACGCGTCAAAGCCCTTTGCCACGGGAATTCTGAGTTCGAGGGGGATTCCGTGGTCCGAAACAACTTCAAGGCCCATCAGAAAGAGCCTCCAAAGCTTTTCCACGGGCTTTTCGGGGAGACCGTACAGTGCAGGAGGAGCCTTGAGGTCGGTCGCTATATGGTCCACCAGGTCAGCCTTCAGGAGCTTCTCAAGGGGTCCGACGAGGGTTAGGTTCGTGTTGAGGCTTATCGGAACACCAAGAAGCTTAACCTCCGCGAAGAGGGAGCTTAGCGCTCTCCACTGCATCAGCGGTTCGCCCCCGGTGACGTGGAAGTAGTCAATGAGAAACGCGCTCGCCTCAAGCTCGTCGAGGAGGGCTTTTCTGTCGAGGGAGAAGCAGTCGAGGCCCTCCGCTATGCGCCAGTTGTGGCAGAAGGGGCACCTCAGGTTACATCCGCAGAGCCAGAGCGTGAAGGTAACCTTCCCGTGAACGTCGACCATGCTGACGCTCTTCCACCCGCTCGTGAGCATGAAAACACCTCCAAGAAGGAATCAGGAGGAGTAGTGCCTCCTCGTCCAGAACTCCTTCTTCCTGAAGGGGTTCCAGTTCTTGAGGGGCCTGTAATAGCCGATTATTCTGCTCCACACCTCGACGTTCTCGCTTCCGCAACGCGGACAGTGGGTGTGCAGGCCGGTAGTTGAGTACCCGCAGGCGTTGCAGACGGTTATTGCGGGAGTGTAGCTCCAGTAGACGAGTTCCGTTCTCATGAGCCTCTTCGTGAGCTTTGCCAGGGCTTCGGGGTCCGGCTCTTCGCCGAGGAAGATGTGCATCATCACCCCGCCGGTGAAGCTTCTCTGAACCTTCTCCTCAATCCGTATTCTGTCGGCCAGCTCCAGAGAGCCGTAGTATGGCGCTATGCTCGTCGAGTAAATCGGGTTCTCAGGGTCGCTGAGATACTCTTTAAGCTCCGGGAACTCGCGGAGGTCCTTTATGGCGAGCTTCGCCGCGGCGCTCTCACCTGGAACTTCCTCCACGTTCCAGGGTGTTCCGGTTTCCTTCATCCACTCCCTCGCCTTTGCAGTTGCAAATTCCACCATCTCCTTCATCAGCTCGGCCGCTCTCAGCCAGTCCTTCCTCGTTCCCTCCTCCCAGAGCTTCGGCTCGTTGAGGTAAATCGCGGCCGCTTCCGGAAGACCGAGGATTCCGACGGTGTTGAAGTGACTGCTCGGAAACTCCTCGAGGTAGAGGTGAATCATGCTGTACATGTGCCGGTAGGCCGTGATAAGCCTCACGTAGCGCTCCCTGAACCAGTCCGTTGTTCTCCTCACGACCTCGAGAACCCTCTCGTATTCCTCCCAGAACCTGTCGTCGTCTCCTCCGGCCTTAAGGGCGAGCCTCGGGAGGTTTACCGTTGTCACGTTAACCGAGCCGGTGACGTCGGGCATCGCCCATAGCCCGCCGAAGCGCCCCCTTTCAAGCCTCTCCAGCGCTTCCTCCTCGGCGCTCTTTCCTGAGACTCCGAAGGCAAAGGCCATCTCTGTCTTGTCGATGGCAATCCTGCAGCACATTGCGTAGCTCGCGTCCGGGTCAACGACGTTTGTGTTCAGCCAGTAGAAGCTCCCGCGCTTCGACGCCGTTCCAAAGACCGCCTCAAATACCTCGGGGTCGTCCCAGAGCATTTTGGCAGTGACCATCAGCGTCGGAATCGGAAAGGTGAAGGGCTGGCCGAGCGCGTCCCCCTCGCGGAGAACCTCCGTCAGAGCTATGAAGAACTCTTTGGCTTCCCTCTCGTACTCGCCGAGCGGTTCGACTTTCTCTCCAGCGTAAACCGCGTGGTCGCCCTCGAGCATCTTTTTGGGAGCGTCGAGCGTTACGGTGAAGTTGGTGAAGGGAGTCTGCATTCCAACCCTGCTCGGATAGTTGAGGTTGTAAACCAGCCTCTGAATCTGTTGCCTGATTTTACGCCTGTCCAAGTCCTCTTTCCTTACGAAGGGCCCCGCGTACCACTCGACCGAGCTCAAAGCCTGGGCACCGCTGAAGTAGTGCTGCATCGTTATGAGGTAGTTCGCTATGTGGTCGACGTAGGTGTCGAAGTGCCTAGCCGGCCGGGAAACAATCGTAGGCGTCTTGAGGCCCTTTTCGAGGAGTCTCGCGGTGCTGTGGCCTGTGCAGTAGGGGATGTAGAGGCTGTATGGGAGTTTGTGGATGTAAATGTCTCCAGAGAAGTGCGCGTCCCGACCCTCCTTCGGGACGAGCGAGATGCTCTCTTTCAATGCCTCCTCCATCACGTAGGCGAAGAAACCTGTCGGACCGGGGTAGCGGTTCGCATTCTCAAGAACGTCCAGACTGCTCCAGCCAGCGTACTCCTGAATGATGTCTCGCTTTACAGTCTCCATACCGACCACCTGGATAAATTGTCCAAGTCTGTGAGAGCCGTTAAGTCCCTATAACGGTTCCCGTTGGATACGTGGACGTATTGACCGATGACTTGCGAAACTTGTGGACAAACGGCAACTGGATAAAAAATCCAGAGAAGAACGACGAACAAGATGACGGAAACAGTTATCTATCTAAACAAATTCGACGACGAATCGTCGCTTGTTCAAAAGATTATTGACAATTTTAGCGAAATTCCTCCAAGTTCTAGATTCCCGTATTGAGATACCATACGTTTTTAACCCGTTCTGCCAACCGGAGGGCGGTGATGTGAAATGAACATCAAGGAAGAGTGGGAAAGGGCTTTGAGCGAGAGGGACTGCGAGAAACTGCTCGAGCTCTTTGACGATTACATCGACTCGATAGAGACCGAGGAGGAGCTCAGGGAAGAGCTCAAGAGGCTTGGAGAAGTTGCCGTTCAGTGCGACGACCCCTACGACCTGCTCCACGAGATTGGGCACGTTTACGCTCACCTTGACGACGTCGAGAGCGCGATAGAGCTCTACAAGCGGGTCGTTGAGAGGAAGAAGGACGACCCGGAGGAGTACGCGACGGCGCTCTACTACCTTGCCGATGCCTACGAGCACTTCGGAATGCCAAAGAAGGCGATAGAAACTTACCAGAAACTCCTCGAGCACGAGGAGAACGTCCTGAAGAACGACAAGGAAATAGCGCTGACATTGGCGAACCTCGCGGTAAACTACGACGAGCTCGGCGAGACCGAGAAGGCCATAGAGCTCATGGAGCGTGCGAGAGAGATATTCGAGCGCATAAACGACGAAAAGAACAGGCTCATAAGCCTGCTCGACTTGGCCCATTTCCACTACGAACTCGGGGACTACGATACAGCGGAGGCGCTGATTAAGGAAGTCTTAAGGAACCCGCGCGACGACGAGATTGAGATAAACGCCAAGCTTGTCGAGGCCGAGATTCACGCGGGTAGAGAAGACTACGATAAGGCCTTCAAGGCCCTCCGCGAGGCCCTGCTCAAGGCAATCAACGTGAGCGATGATATATTCGGCGTCGTCTTCGACACACTGGTCGACTTCATCGAGGGGCTGTTCAATGAGGGGGAATACGACACGATAGCGAAGAACATGGAAGCCTTTGCCGGGCTCTTCGAGGACGATACGGCTTACTTCTTCAGAGCTATTGGAGAGCTGGCGCGCTGGCGCGCCGGGGACGAGGAAGCAAAGAAGCGCTTCGACGAGCTTTACGCGAAGGTGGAAAACGAGGAGCTCCGCTCGATACTCGACGAGTGGAAGAGGCCGAAGCTGAGTTTGAGTTTGGGGCTTTGAGCCCCCTGTTCTTCTCTAAATCTTCCGTTGCATACGAGTTCAGAATCCATAGAATCTG
The Thermococcus sp. 21S9 DNA segment above includes these coding regions:
- a CDS encoding lipopolysaccharide assembly protein LapB, which produces MNIKEEWERALSERDCEKLLELFDDYIDSIETEEELREELKRLGEVAVQCDDPYDLLHEIGHVYAHLDDVESAIELYKRVVERKKDDPEEYATALYYLADAYEHFGMPKKAIETYQKLLEHEENVLKNDKEIALTLANLAVNYDELGETEKAIELMERAREIFERINDEKNRLISLLDLAHFHYELGDYDTAEALIKEVLRNPRDDEIEINAKLVEAEIHAGREDYDKAFKALREALLKAINVSDDIFGVVFDTLVDFIEGLFNEGEYDTIAKNMEAFAGLFEDDTAYFFRAIGELARWRAGDEEAKKRFDELYAKVENEELRSILDEWKRPKLSLSLGL
- the thsB gene encoding thermosome subunit beta, which produces MAQLAGQPVVILPEGTQRYVGRDAQRLNILAARIVAETIRTTLGPKGMDKMLVDSLGDIVITNDGATILDEMDIQHPAAKMMVEVAKTQDKEAGDGTTTAVVIAGELLKKAEELLDQNIHPSIIIKGYALAAEKAQEILEGIAKEVSPDDVETLKKAAVTSITGKAAEEEREYLAEIAVEAVRQVAEKVGDKYKVDLDNIKFEKKEGASVRETQLIKGVVIDKEVVHPGMPKRVENAKIALINDALEVKETETDAEIRITSPEQLQAFLEQEERMLKEMVDKIKEVGANVVFVQKGIDDLAQHYLAKYGIMAVRRVKKSDMEKLAKATGAKIVTNVRDLTPEDLGEAELVEQRKVAGENMIFVEGCKNPKAVTILIRGGTEHVVDEVERALEDAVKVVKDIVEDGKILPAGGAPEIELAIKLDEYAKEVGGKEQLAIEAFAEALKVIPRTLAENAGLDPVETLVKVIAAHKEKGPTIGVDVFEGEPADMLEKGVIAPLRVTRQAIKSASEAAIMILRIDDVIAASKLEKDKGGEGGGNDFGSDLD
- a CDS encoding anaerobic ribonucleoside-triphosphate reductase activating protein gives rise to the protein MLTSGWKSVSMVDVHGKVTFTLWLCGCNLRCPFCHNWRIAEGLDCFSLDRKALLDELEASAFLIDYFHVTGGEPLMQWRALSSLFAEVKLLGVPISLNTNLTLVGPLEKLLKADLVDHIATDLKAPPALYGLPEKPVEKLWRLFLMGLEVVSDHGIPLELRIPVAKGFDAWPYIEEGLKRVETDFYVVLNPLVGRPLTNPRDESWCSEHCWPEGEVEALRERLEGLGIEVYVNHFAEGLPEQAISSSV
- a CDS encoding anaerobic ribonucleoside triphosphate reductase encodes the protein METVKRDIIQEYAGWSSLDVLENANRYPGPTGFFAYVMEEALKESISLVPKEGRDAHFSGDIYIHKLPYSLYIPYCTGHSTARLLEKGLKTPTIVSRPARHFDTYVDHIANYLITMQHYFSGAQALSSVEWYAGPFVRKEDLDRRKIRQQIQRLVYNLNYPSRVGMQTPFTNFTVTLDAPKKMLEGDHAVYAGEKVEPLGEYEREAKEFFIALTEVLREGDALGQPFTFPIPTLMVTAKMLWDDPEVFEAVFGTASKRGSFYWLNTNVVDPDASYAMCCRIAIDKTEMAFAFGVSGKSAEEEALERLERGRFGGLWAMPDVTGSVNVTTVNLPRLALKAGGDDDRFWEEYERVLEVVRRTTDWFRERYVRLITAYRHMYSMIHLYLEEFPSSHFNTVGILGLPEAAAIYLNEPKLWEEGTRKDWLRAAELMKEMVEFATAKAREWMKETGTPWNVEEVPGESAAAKLAIKDLREFPELKEYLSDPENPIYSTSIAPYYGSLELADRIRIEEKVQRSFTGGVMMHIFLGEEPDPEALAKLTKRLMRTELVYWSYTPAITVCNACGYSTTGLHTHCPRCGSENVEVWSRIIGYYRPLKNWNPFRKKEFWTRRHYSS